In Hyperolius riggenbachi isolate aHypRig1 chromosome 10, aHypRig1.pri, whole genome shotgun sequence, a genomic segment contains:
- the LOC137536472 gene encoding histone H2B 1.1 — protein sequence MPEPAKSAPAPKKGSKKAVSKTQKKDGKKRRKTRKESYAIYVYKVLKQVHPDTGISSKAMSIMNSFVNDIFERIAGEASRLAHYNKRSTITSREIQTAVRLLLPGELAKHAVSEGTKAVTKYTSAK from the coding sequence ATGCCTGAACCAGCCAAGTCCGCCCCGGCGCCCAAGAAGGGCTCTAAGAAAGCGGTGAGCAAGACTCAGAAAAAGGACGGCAAGAAGCGCAGAAAGACCAGGAAGGAGAGCTACGCCATCTACGTGtacaaggtgctgaagcaggtgcaCCCCGACACCGGCATCTCCTCCAAGGCCATGAGCATCATGAACTCCTTCGTCAATGACATCTTCGAGCGCATCGCCGGGGAAGCTTCCCGCCTGGCTCATTACAACAAGCGCTCCACCATCACCTCCCGGGAGATCCAGACCGCCGTCCGCCTGCTGCTGCCGGGAGAGCTGGCCAAGCACGCCGTGTCCGAGGGCACCAAGGCCGTCACCAAGTACACCAGCGCCAAGTAA